A region of Parcubacteria group bacterium DNA encodes the following proteins:
- a CDS encoding ribonuclease J, which yields MIKTKITPPEVRLKPISEATEREDREKLRLVPLGGLEEIGRNMSFLEYKDEIVIIDMGIQFPEEETPGIDFIIPNTDYLEKKRKNIKGLILTHGHFDHIGAIPYLIGKIGNPIIYATGMTKALVLKHQNDFPHAPKLNIINVENGSIVKIGNYFTAEFFGVDHTIPDTAGVILKTPVGNIVHFADFRIEYNALGEPQDLDKYQQIGKMGIHTLMIDSTNADEPGRSLSEKVVEKNLEDLFRKTEGRIIITLFSTLLTRIYEILKIADRIGRKVAITGRSMKENVELAQSLGYIKPAKDLIIPIEEVNKYKDNRVMVFTTGSQGQTNSGLMKILTGENRYVRIKPGDMVIFSSSSVPGNERSVQNIKDGLCRQGADVYTSELIDIHASGHAPAEDLKTVIKLIQPKFLLPVHGHYFKRAANAKIGADLGMSKDHLMLMDNGQIAVLDKNSFKISKEAVPANYVMVDGLGVGDVSEIVLRDRMLMSADGMFVIIAVVDSSTGKVKGDPDIISRGFIYMKESRELLGQTKKKIKETIAKTTIPGASINWVYVRNNLRDKIGQFLYTKTKRRPMILPVIVEV from the coding sequence ATGATAAAAACAAAAATAACGCCGCCGGAAGTGAGGCTAAAGCCAATCTCCGAGGCAACAGAAAGAGAAGACAGGGAAAAACTTAGGTTAGTCCCTCTGGGCGGACTTGAGGAAATAGGCCGAAACATGTCGTTTTTAGAATATAAAGACGAAATTGTAATCATTGACATGGGTATTCAATTTCCCGAAGAAGAAACTCCGGGAATTGATTTTATTATTCCCAACACTGATTATCTTGAAAAGAAACGGAAAAACATTAAAGGACTTATTCTGACTCACGGCCACTTTGACCATATCGGAGCCATACCTTACTTAATAGGAAAAATCGGCAACCCGATTATTTACGCCACCGGAATGACCAAAGCCCTCGTATTAAAACATCAGAACGATTTTCCTCATGCTCCGAAACTGAATATTATTAACGTGGAAAACGGCAGTATCGTAAAAATCGGTAACTATTTCACAGCAGAGTTTTTTGGAGTTGACCACACAATTCCCGACACTGCAGGCGTTATTCTTAAAACACCGGTTGGCAACATTGTTCATTTTGCCGATTTCCGAATTGAATATAATGCTCTTGGAGAGCCCCAGGATTTAGACAAATACCAGCAAATCGGAAAAATGGGTATTCACACTCTCATGATTGATTCGACCAATGCCGATGAACCGGGACGCTCGCTTTCGGAAAAAGTTGTTGAAAAAAATCTGGAGGATCTTTTTAGAAAGACAGAGGGAAGAATTATTATTACCCTGTTTTCAACTCTTCTAACCAGAATTTACGAGATACTAAAAATCGCCGACAGAATCGGGCGCAAAGTTGCTATCACCGGACGCTCAATGAAAGAAAATGTAGAGTTGGCCCAAAGTCTCGGATACATCAAGCCGGCTAAAGACCTTATTATACCAATTGAGGAAGTTAACAAATATAAAGATAATCGGGTCATGGTATTTACTACAGGTTCTCAAGGCCAGACAAATTCGGGATTGATGAAAATCTTAACCGGAGAAAACCGCTATGTCAGAATAAAACCCGGTGATATGGTTATATTTTCTTCGTCATCCGTTCCTGGTAATGAAAGAAGTGTTCAAAACATCAAAGACGGACTCTGCCGGCAAGGAGCGGATGTATATACTTCCGAATTGATTGACATCCACGCAAGCGGCCATGCGCCCGCCGAGGACTTAAAAACTGTGATAAAACTTATTCAGCCGAAGTTCTTACTGCCGGTCCACGGCCATTATTTCAAGCGTGCCGCTAATGCTAAAATAGGGGCAGATTTAGGTATGAGCAAAGATCACTTAATGCTAATGGATAATGGCCAAATCGCCGTATTAGATAAAAATTCTTTCAAAATAAGCAAAGAAGCGGTACCGGCTAACTATGTTATGGTTGATGGGTTGGGCGTAGGTGACGTGAGCGAAATTGTTTTGCGCGATAGAATGCTAATGTCGGCCGACGGCATGTTCGTGATTATCGCCGTCGTTGACAGCAGTACTGGAAAAGTTAAAGGCGATCCGGACATTATTTCCCGCGGCTTCATATATATGAAAGAATCAAGAGAACTACTGGGCCAGACAAAGAAAAAAATAAAAGAAACAATCGCTAAAACCACGATTCCCGGCGCCAGTATTAACTGGGTGTATGTTAGAAATAACCTGCGAGACAAAATCGGCCAATTTTTGTATACTAAAACTAAGCGCCGGCCAATGATCCTGCCGGTTATAGTAGAGGTATAA
- the trpS gene encoding tryptophan--tRNA ligase: MQKKIILTGDRPTGPLHLGHYVGSLKARVELQNEYDTYILIADMQALTDNADNPEKIRKNVLEVALDYLSVGINPKISTIAIQSELSALCEIAMYFLNLVTLARLERNPTVKGEMKQKGFGNNVPAGFLTYPVSQAADITAFKADLVPVGEDQLPMIEQTAEIVRRFNKIYPVRSKTSNGAYKPILVEPKALVSKFSRLPGIEGKSKMSKSLGNAIYLSDSADAVAKKVMAMYTDPKHIHVENKGKVEGNVVFTYLDAFDPDTKAVEDFKRRYRAGGLGDVVIKTRLINVLEKFLRPIRERRAQFEKEPQKLIKILKDGTAKAKIVTSKTLTEIKKAMHLDYF, encoded by the coding sequence ATGCAAAAGAAGATAATTCTCACTGGAGACAGGCCTACGGGGCCATTACACTTGGGCCATTACGTTGGCTCTCTTAAAGCGCGCGTGGAATTGCAAAATGAGTATGACACCTATATCCTAATCGCCGATATGCAGGCCCTAACAGACAACGCCGATAACCCGGAAAAAATCCGTAAAAATGTTTTAGAGGTCGCCTTAGATTATCTTTCCGTCGGCATAAATCCGAAAATTTCAACTATTGCTATTCAATCGGAACTCTCGGCTCTCTGTGAAATTGCTATGTATTTCTTAAACCTCGTAACACTAGCGCGATTAGAACGCAATCCAACCGTGAAAGGCGAAATGAAACAAAAAGGATTCGGAAACAATGTTCCAGCCGGTTTTTTAACGTATCCGGTAAGCCAAGCGGCCGACATAACGGCTTTTAAAGCCGACTTGGTTCCGGTTGGTGAAGATCAACTCCCAATGATTGAACAAACAGCCGAGATCGTCAGGCGATTCAATAAAATTTACCCCGTTAGAAGCAAAACTTCTAACGGGGCTTACAAACCGATTTTGGTTGAACCCAAAGCGCTTGTTTCAAAATTTTCCCGCCTTCCCGGAATTGAAGGTAAAAGTAAAATGTCTAAATCGCTTGGAAACGCAATTTATTTGTCGGACTCTGCCGATGCTGTTGCTAAAAAAGTTATGGCTATGTACACCGACCCCAAGCATATTCATGTTGAAAACAAGGGAAAAGTTGAAGGCAATGTCGTCTTTACATATCTTGACGCTTTTGACCCCGATACTAAAGCGGTTGAGGATTTTAAACGCAGATACCGAGCCGGAGGACTGGGCGATGTTGTGATAAAAACCCGGTTGATAAATGTTTTAGAAAAATTCTTAAGGCCGATTAGAGAGCGTCGCGCCCAGTTTGAAAAAGAGCCGCAAAAATTAATTAAAATCTTAAAAGACGGAACAGCGAAAGCAAAAATTGTCACTTCCAAAACTCTTACAGAAATCAAAAAAGCAATGCACCTTGACTATTTTTAA
- a CDS encoding histidine phosphatase family protein: protein MRRLYLLRHGQIDANVLGIIAGKTPDMPLNETGLRQARLTAKALSRAVFHKIYMSPALRARQTAKQVSEHHVPAVFGEIQENFREINFGFLEGVSYKEIGESHADLLELYRETPSQCVFPKGESMADAYNRVGRGINKILIEHPVNENVLIVSHGGTMALIFLYLFDLNMDKMFHSIRHNNCGLSIIDLENPDKWDTPRHKPRIICMNGISHLKEEHY from the coding sequence GTGCGGCGACTGTATCTTCTAAGACACGGTCAGATTGATGCAAATGTTTTAGGCATTATCGCCGGTAAAACTCCGGATATGCCTTTAAATGAAACGGGGTTACGACAAGCTCGTCTTACGGCAAAGGCATTATCACGGGCGGTTTTTCATAAAATCTATATGAGTCCGGCCTTACGCGCCAGACAAACAGCCAAACAAGTTTCTGAACATCATGTTCCGGCTGTTTTCGGAGAAATCCAAGAAAATTTTAGAGAAATAAATTTCGGGTTTTTAGAGGGTGTGTCGTATAAAGAAATCGGAGAATCACATGCCGATTTGTTAGAACTTTATAGAGAAACTCCGTCGCAATGCGTTTTTCCTAAAGGCGAAAGTATGGCCGATGCTTATAATAGGGTTGGCCGAGGAATCAATAAAATACTTATAGAACATCCCGTAAATGAGAATGTTTTAATTGTTAGCCACGGCGGCACTATGGCATTAATTTTTCTTTACTTGTTTGATCTTAATATGGATAAAATGTTTCATTCTATACGGCACAATAATTGCGGCCTTTCAATTATTGATCTTGAAAACCCCGATAAATGGGATACGCCGCGGCACAAACCGAGAATAATATGCATGAATGGTATTAGTCACTTAAAAGAAGAACATTATTAA
- a CDS encoding phosphomannomutase/phosphoglucomutase, with the protein MSINPSIFRAYDIRGIYPDDLDEQSAYKIGRAFAGYLLETEGEKPEKIVVGQDTRLSSPVLARSFMSGIADEGIDVLNIGQVTVDMVFFASGKKHFPAAMITASHNPKEYNGFKLMRKDADEIGLDSGLNDIKRIALEKKWKEISGDSNRDIRLKQGTVAEEDISADFVNHVLSFIDPESLRPMRVAIDASSGAVGPILTKILKKLPVEYTPLYFNPDGNFPYHEPNPTTLSNILGLINEVKNGHYHFGCAFDGDGDRIVFVDEHGEPVSPSIIGAIMAKHFLVLNPGGKIVYGTIVSRIVSDVVNIYGGGAIRERVGTYIKERLKKVNGILGIETSGHYYFRNNFFADSGIIGFLVMLDILSRKKKGLSVLKYELNKYFSIPEINFKTENHEEFIKKIARNFEGYDMDWLDGLTVRAEDFWLNIRPSNTEPLIRLNIEAKNEITLERVKKDLVALIKKDTI; encoded by the coding sequence ATGTCAATCAATCCGTCAATTTTTAGAGCTTACGATATTCGCGGGATTTATCCCGACGATCTTGATGAACAATCAGCTTATAAAATCGGCCGGGCTTTTGCCGGCTATTTGCTTGAAACGGAAGGCGAAAAACCGGAAAAAATTGTCGTCGGACAAGACACGAGGCTTTCTTCACCGGTTTTAGCGCGTTCTTTTATGAGCGGCATTGCCGACGAAGGCATTGACGTTTTAAATATCGGCCAAGTTACGGTTGACATGGTTTTTTTTGCTTCGGGAAAAAAACATTTTCCGGCCGCGATGATTACGGCTTCGCATAATCCAAAAGAATACAACGGCTTTAAACTGATGAGGAAAGACGCGGACGAAATCGGTCTTGATTCGGGTCTTAATGATATAAAAAGAATAGCTTTAGAAAAAAAATGGAAAGAAATATCCGGCGATTCCAATAGAGACATTAGATTAAAACAGGGGACAGTCGCAGAAGAAGACATTAGCGCGGATTTTGTAAATCACGTTTTAAGTTTTATCGATCCTGAGAGCTTAAGACCGATGAGAGTGGCCATTGACGCTTCTTCTGGCGCAGTCGGACCAATACTCACAAAAATTTTAAAAAAACTGCCGGTGGAATATACGCCTCTTTATTTTAATCCGGATGGTAATTTTCCGTATCACGAACCGAATCCTACCACTCTGTCAAATATTTTAGGCCTTATCAATGAAGTAAAAAACGGCCATTATCACTTTGGTTGCGCCTTTGACGGCGACGGCGACCGGATTGTTTTTGTTGATGAACATGGCGAGCCGGTTAGCCCGTCTATTATCGGGGCTATTATGGCGAAGCATTTTTTGGTTTTAAATCCGGGCGGCAAGATTGTTTACGGAACCATAGTGAGCCGGATAGTTTCGGATGTGGTAAATATTTACGGTGGCGGAGCAATCAGAGAGCGGGTCGGGACTTACATTAAAGAGCGTCTTAAAAAAGTAAACGGCATTTTAGGCATAGAAACCTCCGGCCATTATTACTTCCGGAATAATTTTTTTGCCGACTCCGGAATTATCGGTTTTCTTGTAATGCTTGATATTTTAAGTCGGAAGAAAAAAGGCCTGTCGGTTTTGAAGTATGAGCTTAATAAATATTTTTCTATCCCGGAAATTAATTTTAAAACCGAGAATCATGAAGAGTTTATAAAAAAAATAGCCCGAAATTTTGAGGGCTATGATATGGATTGGCTTGATGGTTTAACTGTAAGAGCCGAAGATTTCTGGCTTAATATCCGGCCTTCAAACACCGAACCGCTGATTCGTTTAAATATTGAAGCAAAAAACGAAATTACTTTGGAAAGAGTTAAAAAAGATTTGGTTGCTTTGATAAAAAAAGATACTATATAA
- the ychF gene encoding redox-regulated ATPase YchF: MSLKIGIVGLPNVGKSTLFKALTREKVNIANFPFATIDPNIGIVKVPDERLYKLAEISESKKVIPTVVEFVDVAGLVKGAHEGAGLGNQFLARIREVDAIVEVVRDFKDPDIIHVEGSVSPIRDIETIQLELVMADLQTINKRLEKSLKDLKSGNSKAQEEKIIIEKIKIALEEGELAAKVNLSYSELNLIKDLHLLTLKPFIFVFNVSAQETSRTQMRTSGVELDLKFEEELAEMEELEAKEFKNESHLDDLIVSAYKVLNLITYFTTGEDETRGWTIKSGSTAPQAGSAIHTDFENKFIRAEVINWQKLLECGSWSAARDKGFLRTEGKDYVVEDGDVIEFKI, translated from the coding sequence ATGAGTCTCAAAATAGGAATAGTCGGTCTGCCCAATGTCGGTAAATCAACATTGTTTAAAGCCCTGACGCGGGAAAAAGTTAATATCGCCAATTTTCCTTTTGCCACTATTGACCCAAATATTGGCATCGTAAAAGTTCCCGATGAACGGCTCTATAAGCTCGCCGAGATATCCGAATCAAAAAAAGTGATTCCGACGGTTGTTGAATTTGTTGACGTTGCCGGGCTGGTAAAAGGCGCCCACGAGGGAGCCGGTTTGGGGAACCAATTTTTAGCGCGCATCCGCGAAGTTGATGCTATTGTAGAAGTAGTAAGAGATTTTAAAGACCCGGATATTATTCATGTTGAAGGAAGTGTTAGCCCCATCCGCGATATTGAGACTATTCAACTTGAACTGGTAATGGCTGACCTCCAAACTATAAACAAGCGGCTAGAGAAAAGTTTAAAAGACCTCAAAAGCGGCAACTCCAAAGCGCAGGAAGAAAAAATAATAATTGAAAAAATAAAAATCGCGCTTGAAGAGGGTGAACTGGCTGCTAAAGTTAATTTGTCTTACTCCGAACTTAATCTTATAAAAGATCTCCATCTTTTAACGCTAAAACCATTTATTTTTGTTTTCAATGTATCCGCACAAGAGACCTCGAGGACACAAATGCGGACAAGCGGAGTTGAACTTGACTTAAAATTTGAAGAGGAGCTCGCGGAAATGGAGGAATTAGAAGCAAAAGAATTTAAAAATGAATCGCACCTTGATGATTTAATTGTTTCAGCTTATAAAGTTTTAAATCTTATTACCTATTTTACAACCGGGGAAGACGAAACCAGAGGCTGGACCATAAAATCCGGTTCAACCGCGCCCCAAGCGGGGTCGGCAATTCATACCGATTTTGAAAATAAATTCATCAGAGCCGAAGTAATAAACTGGCAAAAACTTTTAGAATGCGGTTCATGGTCCGCGGCTCGTGATAAAGGATTCCTGCGAACTGAGGGTAAGGATTATGTCGTAGAAGACGGCGACGTAATTGAATTTAAAATTTGA
- the rpsF gene encoding 30S ribosomal protein S6, with amino-acid sequence MNEAENKREYEMSFLLTPEISEDRLDFEYAELKKLILESGGEATQINPLEDRRLAYPIKKQKQAYLGVIYFNIDSDGLDKMKGVLALNTKVLRFLILNKPNKSTKQRVDLTVRMPEATPLPTTLPSEERAAEIPSESFDKKLESILNG; translated from the coding sequence ATGAATGAAGCTGAAAACAAAAGAGAATATGAGATGTCTTTCCTTTTAACCCCGGAGATTTCGGAAGATAGGCTTGATTTTGAATACGCGGAATTAAAGAAGCTTATTTTAGAAAGCGGAGGCGAAGCCACTCAAATAAATCCGCTTGAAGACAGGCGCCTGGCTTATCCTATAAAAAAACAAAAACAGGCGTATTTAGGCGTCATTTACTTTAATATTGATTCCGATGGACTCGATAAAATGAAAGGCGTTTTAGCTCTTAACACAAAAGTCTTAAGATTTCTTATTTTAAATAAACCTAACAAATCCACTAAACAAAGGGTTGATTTAACTGTGCGAATGCCGGAAGCAACGCCTCTGCCGACAACGTTGCCTAGCGAAGAAAGGGCAGCAGAAATTCCTAGCGAAAGTTTTGATAAAAAATTAGAAAGTATATTAAATGGATAA
- the ssb gene encoding single-stranded DNA-binding protein translates to MNLNKVFILGNLTRDPELRQTATGQNVATFGVATNRIWSNQSGKQTQTEFHNVVVWGRLAEIAHQYLGKGRLVFVEGRLTTRTWQDQSGQKRNRTEIVGENLQLGPRLQTPEASATGGQARFNQTPKSEVLPEVQLDDMPKNDEEIKVENIPF, encoded by the coding sequence ATGAATTTAAATAAAGTTTTTATTTTAGGAAATTTAACCAGAGATCCGGAATTGAGACAAACGGCAACCGGCCAAAACGTAGCAACGTTTGGCGTGGCCACAAACCGAATTTGGTCTAACCAATCAGGGAAGCAAACACAAACGGAATTCCACAATGTGGTTGTTTGGGGGCGCCTTGCCGAAATAGCCCACCAGTATCTTGGCAAGGGCCGGCTTGTTTTTGTTGAAGGACGGCTTACGACAAGAACATGGCAGGATCAAAGCGGACAAAAAAGAAACCGCACCGAAATAGTTGGCGAAAACCTTCAACTTGGACCCCGCCTGCAGACGCCTGAAGCGTCAGCGACTGGCGGGCAAGCGCGTTTTAACCAAACTCCGAAGTCAGAAGTTCTTCCGGAAGTTCAGTTAGACGACATGCCTAAAAACGATGAAGAAATTAAAGTTGAAAATATACCTTTTTAG
- a CDS encoding 30S ribosomal protein S18: MEKINLKLNVCYFCNQNIDDIDYKDADLLRQFISAQAKIMPRKRSRLCAKHQRRLASAIKRSRFMAFLPFTSR; encoded by the coding sequence ATGGAAAAAATCAATCTAAAATTAAATGTTTGCTACTTTTGCAATCAAAATATAGACGACATTGACTATAAAGACGCCGATTTACTGCGCCAGTTTATTTCCGCTCAAGCAAAAATAATGCCAAGAAAGCGAAGCCGCTTGTGCGCCAAACATCAGAGGCGCCTGGCCAGCGCCATAAAACGCTCCAGATTTATGGCTTTTCTTCCTTTTACTTCAAGATAA
- the pip gene encoding prolyl aminopeptidase, producing MKSRVCDGFFPPIEPYNSGYLSVGDGHEIYYEECGNPNGIPVLYLHGGPGAGCDENTRRFFDPKKCCIIIFDQRGSGRSRPYASIYANTTQHLVDDIRKLLNHLGKTKVLIFGGSWGSTLALVYAIKHSENVLGMVLRGIFLSERKECLDYLNGQMERSRFPEICERFLNNLPAYARNNPIDYYFAMMTSGDLKTQRKYAYEMSYYESARLNLVSRSEEDLRKEILSGPFVSLAVMEAHYIRNLCFLENGYILKNAHRIPRVPISIIHGRYDDVCQVESAIRLHRALPISKLHVVVAGHSRSDPEILKKLVSETDLMIAKLRK from the coding sequence ATGAAGTCGCGAGTTTGCGATGGGTTCTTTCCTCCTATTGAGCCATATAATTCCGGTTATCTTTCGGTCGGTGACGGACATGAAATCTACTATGAGGAATGCGGCAACCCAAACGGTATTCCCGTGCTTTATCTGCATGGAGGGCCGGGAGCCGGTTGTGATGAGAACACACGAAGATTCTTTGATCCTAAAAAATGCTGTATTATAATTTTTGACCAACGCGGAAGTGGCAGAAGCAGGCCTTACGCAAGCATCTACGCCAATACTACACAGCATCTTGTTGATGATATTCGTAAATTACTAAATCACCTCGGAAAGACAAAGGTATTAATATTCGGTGGTTCTTGGGGGTCAACTCTTGCACTTGTTTACGCGATTAAACATTCGGAAAATGTTTTGGGCATGGTATTGCGAGGGATTTTCCTTTCAGAAAGAAAAGAATGCCTTGATTATTTAAACGGCCAGATGGAACGTTCTCGTTTTCCGGAAATATGCGAGCGTTTTCTTAATAATTTACCTGCATATGCGCGTAATAATCCCATTGATTATTATTTTGCCATGATGACCTCCGGCGATTTAAAGACACAACGCAAATACGCTTATGAGATGTCATATTATGAATCTGCGCGGCTAAATCTTGTTTCACGATCCGAAGAAGATCTAAGAAAAGAAATATTATCAGGACCTTTTGTTTCGCTGGCCGTAATGGAGGCCCACTATATTAGAAATCTCTGTTTTCTGGAGAATGGATATATTTTGAAAAACGCACATCGCATACCTCGCGTTCCCATTTCAATTATTCACGGGCGTTATGATGATGTGTGTCAAGTAGAGAGCGCAATCCGCTTGCATCGCGCACTTCCTATTTCAAAACTTCATGTCGTTGTTGCAGGGCACTCTCGCAGTGATCCGGAAATTCTCAAGAAGCTGGTTTCGGAAACGGATTTGATGATAGCAAAACTCAGAAAATAA
- the recA gene encoding recombinase RecA — protein sequence MAKEPKNDVKNKALDEAVKSLKERFGEGSIMKLGEVPKVDVDVISTGSLSLDIALGVGGMPRGRVIEIYGPESSGKTTLALHVVAEAQKKGGLAAFVDAEHALDPEYAKKIGVRVSDLLISQPDNGEQALEIVESLVRSNACDVVVVDSVAALTPRAEIEGEMGDSHMGLQARLMSQALRKLNAIAAKSNTAVIFINQLRMKIGVFFGNPETQPGGMALKFYSSVRLDVRRNAQIKKGDDVVGNRVTVKVVKNKVAAPFKIAEFDIMYNEGISREGDIINCGLKYNVLSKSGTWINYENQKLGQGFEASRQNLKENQNLLKDIISGIKKSVKEKEKTEIA from the coding sequence ATGGCAAAAGAACCAAAAAATGATGTAAAAAATAAGGCGTTGGATGAAGCAGTAAAAAGTTTAAAAGAGCGGTTTGGCGAAGGTTCAATAATGAAACTTGGCGAAGTGCCTAAGGTTGATGTCGATGTAATTTCTACGGGTTCTCTTTCTTTGGACATAGCGCTTGGCGTTGGAGGCATGCCGCGGGGTCGGGTTATTGAAATTTACGGGCCGGAATCATCGGGAAAAACCACCCTAGCACTGCACGTGGTTGCTGAGGCGCAAAAAAAGGGAGGACTGGCTGCCTTTGTTGACGCCGAACACGCTTTGGATCCGGAATACGCTAAAAAAATTGGCGTTCGCGTCAGCGATCTTTTAATTTCACAGCCGGATAATGGCGAGCAGGCGCTCGAAATTGTTGAAAGTTTAGTACGCTCAAATGCCTGTGATGTTGTCGTTGTTGATTCGGTAGCGGCTCTTACACCAAGAGCCGAAATAGAAGGGGAAATGGGCGACTCCCATATGGGTCTTCAGGCGCGCCTTATGTCGCAGGCGCTAAGAAAATTAAATGCCATTGCCGCTAAAAGCAATACGGCTGTGATATTTATAAATCAATTAAGAATGAAAATCGGTGTCTTTTTCGGGAATCCCGAAACCCAGCCGGGCGGCATGGCTTTAAAATTCTATTCTTCCGTTCGGCTGGACGTTCGTCGCAACGCCCAGATTAAAAAAGGCGACGATGTCGTCGGGAACAGAGTAACGGTAAAAGTTGTGAAAAATAAAGTGGCAGCGCCATTCAAAATAGCTGAGTTTGACATTATGTATAACGAGGGCATATCGCGGGAAGGCGATATAATTAATTGCGGGCTTAAATATAATGTATTGTCAAAATCCGGCACTTGGATAAACTATGAAAATCAAAAGTTGGGCCAGGGATTTGAGGCCAGCCGTCAAAATCTTAAAGAAAATCAAAATCTGCTTAAAGATATAATTAGCGGTATCAAAAAATCTGTAAAAGAAAAAGAGAAAACCGAAATCGCGTAA
- a CDS encoding helix-turn-helix domain-containing protein, giving the protein MKNKNEVLRASEKNKSILESRIVPVFADFLKEKLKEKNLNLERLSELTKIQVYHLQALLAGEFDKLPPAIYREGIFKRLSKFLDLNENEIMEMYKNENHATNEISYVNSPIVSKRNSYFILTPKKLMVFLGGTLLVLVSAYLWYQFNFLIGPPNLVIEPKEDMIVRDESLLVKGKTDSGVDLTVNGENVYVSSDGSFSKDIQLAAGLNIIEIKSVNNLGKVTKIIRQVFRE; this is encoded by the coding sequence ATGAAGAATAAAAATGAGGTACTTCGCGCCAGCGAAAAAAATAAGTCTATTTTAGAAAGCCGGATCGTGCCGGTGTTCGCTGATTTTTTAAAAGAAAAATTAAAAGAAAAAAACTTAAATTTGGAAAGACTAAGCGAACTTACCAAAATTCAGGTCTATCATCTTCAGGCGCTTTTAGCCGGCGAGTTTGATAAATTGCCGCCGGCGATTTATAGAGAAGGAATTTTCAAACGACTTTCCAAATTTTTAGATCTTAATGAAAATGAAATTATGGAAATGTATAAAAACGAGAACCATGCGACAAACGAGATATCTTATGTCAACAGCCCTATTGTTTCTAAAAGAAATTCGTATTTTATTTTGACGCCGAAAAAACTGATGGTTTTTTTAGGCGGGACGCTTTTAGTTTTAGTTTCCGCCTACTTATGGTATCAATTTAATTTTTTGATCGGGCCGCCTAATTTGGTTATAGAACCAAAAGAGGATATGATTGTCCGTGATGAATCGCTTCTTGTAAAAGGCAAAACCGACAGCGGTGTTGATTTGACAGTAAACGGAGAGAACGTGTATGTTTCTTCTGACGGCAGTTTTTCAAAAGATATTCAGCTCGCCGCCGGCTTGAACATTATTGAAATTAAATCAGTTAATAACCTCGGAAAAGTTACAAAAATAATAAGACAGGTTTTTAGAGAATAA